The DNA sequence TGCATACATGTTTGTAGGTACCTGATATTCAGTCTGGCTTGTAATCAAGAACAGACTTCACTTAGAAAGTTTGTGATTTTAATATGAATTTTATGGCGATGGTTTATGGCAGCGGGGACTCGTTGTACACATCCACCCCAGGTTCCTCCTCAAATGTCACTTTGGCATCATCCCCATccagctgcaacacaaacacatctggtTACAACACAGGCACATGCATGTCCAATAACACAAAAACGTCTGAGCTTATGGGGTGACATACAAACATAGAGAGGTACTTACACATTTCATCTCCTTGACGGAGAAGAGCCTGCCGGTCATCAACATGCGGAGAGGGATTGTGAGGATGAGAACGAAAGGCAGAGCCAGAGAGAAGGGACTGATCTTCACCACCCACAGGAGAGCGAGGCACATGAGCTGGATCAGAGTGAAGAGGTGCATCCGCAGCGTCTTTACCTACACAACAGAGGGAGGAGCAtgttagcagaggagctagACATGAGACAATGCAAAATACACTAAGTTATGTTAAGATGATTTAAATGGGTAGTGTCTTAGGATGAtgtaaaattgaaaaataaaggGATGATGGGAATTACAGAGCAGTCCCACAGTGCACAGGCCTAGGGTTTGATGATGTCAAGGAACCCATGGGCCCCAAACAGGCACAAAATGGCCACATCAAGACAGGCAATAGAAGTAACgactacaaaaaaaacctctgggaaatgcaaaacaaccacaaagagatgcaaaataACCGGAGAGTCACAAAATGGCTACAAAGACAAGTaatgaaacacaacaatgaGACATTATACGACTACTGAGTCTCAAAGcaaccacagagagacacagagtcattaccaaaagacacaaaacaaccagagagagacacacaaatgatCACACCGTGTCTCTTTGGGTGGAGGTGTCTCCTTCCTGATCTCATGTAATTTGTCCACTGAGACTGACAAACTACCACCTTTAAATTGAAATACTTGAATCAAGACCCGTCtgacacatttacaacaaataaggaattaaaaaaagcttAGTAAAGGAATTATTTCTTGCAGGGCTGCTGTATTGGACTTGGTTGTGCAAGTTATActtttacagtgttttatttgtcagcaaTAAAGAAGTGCAAACCActgaaactgacattttgtatttactaTTATCTAGAGACACCAGGTTGTGCCATATGAAAATACATTGATGATCAAAGTGAACTGTCTTTGGGGAAGTTGCATACCCTGGTGGCGTAGGCTTCAGAGGGATGGTACTTCTTCGGTGTGATCAGCAGCAGTATCCTGTCCCACATCTGGATTCCACTCAAAGAGGTGATACCCATGTAGAGGAAGATGCCGAACAAGGCCGTCATAGGAATCATCTTCAGTATAGGTTCCATGTAAATAGAAACACCTggagagaacacacagagagagagaatgaggatTCGAGGAAACCGGTTATTTATTCTGATCCTGCGGTGTACGTGTCTGTGGAGGGCAGCCCTTACCGACCATGACGGCCACAAGAATGCCACTAATCCTCTGCTCAACCACCTTCTCAATCTCCGGTTTCGGGCCCTTGGTCATGACAGTCAGAGCGTTGGCGTGGGTGACGGATCGCACGGTGGCAGCGCTCAGCCACGGCACCCCGAAAATGGAGCCGATTCCTCCCATGGTGACCAGGATGAGCAGATCAAAGTGGAAACCAGATCCTTTCACCATCTTCCTCTCAGGTTTGCTCACAATCAGGCTGATAGTCGGCAGATATGgttgacagaaacaaaaattcAATCTCTTGATTTTGGTTCAAAGAGTAGATTGTAACAACGTAATTTATAGCGTCACTCACGTAGTAATCTGGGACTcgaggaagatgaggatgaagacgagCAGTGCAGGTACACAGCAGGCGCCCATCATCCAGATGGGGAAGGGCTTCTTCTCTCCCATGGGGTTGATTACCCAGCCTCTGGCTTTGGGGTTGGTCACTTCAACACCTTTTGGCACAACCAGTTTCTAAGAGGAGACAAGATATTCACTCAGAAAGACCAAAGAATATTTTGTACCGATTCAATGTAAATGTCTGAGCACACAGGAAAACCTAAAATCTCCCATTTTATGTGCAGGAAATGTGAACCAGCATAATCTTGGTATAAACAGGGTAAATATTAACACAGGGAGTTAGGTCaaatagttttgtgtttgttaatgcTGGCTTGATTTTTAGGTTACAGTGTATTTACTTATGTGTCaactcatatgaggtcaccatgacctttgacaactgaaatgtaatcagttcattgTTGAATCAAATTGACGACTGatcaaaatttgaataaattccctGAAATCGGACTTGAGATAACATGTTCAACAGGCCAGAAACATGCTTTATGAGGTCACCTTTGACCGTCAACCccccaaatctaatcagatAGTCTGCGAGTGCAAGTGAACATTTGGGCCAAATTTGAAAGGGTTTTCTCAAGGCAGTCTTAAGACAACGCTTCGACCAAATAGGATCAGATCATCTGGAAGTCGAACTGAATGTatgaaccaaatttgaagaaattctcgAAAGGTGACAGACGGACTGACAACCCGAAAATATAATGTATCTGGCCACTGGCTGGACAAtaaacttaaaaaagaaaaatgaatatatttatgGCAAGAGACATAAatggttaaaaaacatttgataaactCTAAAAACATTACAGTGTCTCATCACATCAACAAATCTAGATGAAAAATCTCATGTCCAAATAAAAGTTTGTGATGCAGAGTAAaatttttatctttaaatccaAGAATAATTAATTATTGAATTTTATGGCTCAaaatttgtttgtctttttatttgtcctcaATGACAACTAAACCAAATGCATGACTCTCAATCTGCTTCAAACCATCAAACAGCTGATCAACCCAGATAAAAATCCATTTTAATAGTAACATATACCTTTCTCTATACCCTGTGTACAATCTACAATACATACATTGTTTTGATTGCACACAGTAAGATCTTTAACATACTCTTTtagaaaaaataacttttttagaTGCTTTCATAAACACTTACCTGAGTGTAAGCATCCTCAATGCAGATATCCAGAGCGATCATGATGAAAATAGCGATGGGGACACCGAAATCTCCAATCAGACGACGGATCTAGTGAGACAAAGAGGAACAGATACAGTGTCTCCAAAATCACCACGAATTTCTCATTTATAATACTTCACCTACGACACATTCCCTTGGATATAATTATAAAAAGTTTCTCTTACCGGGCCTGGGAAGTAATGTCCATTCTTGAATTGACGGAGGAAGAATGCGATGAAGAAGCAGCCAAACATCAGGCACATAGACAGCAGGGCCGTGTTGGGGTAGGGCCTTTCAATCTCCAGCTCATGAATGGTATAGTTGCCGTCTATATGTTCCTCGACGTGAGGCGCAAAGATCGGGTGGAAGGGGTTGTCCACCGAGGTGTTCAGATGTTCGTAGTTCAGAATCAGAGGGTGGGTTTTGAAGATctgagtgagaggagaggagaggagaggagaggagaggagaggaaaggaaaggaaaggaaaggaaaggaaaggaaaggaagggagggatgTCAGTAGAGTCAAAGATATAAAAAGACAACTCATGAGACAATGATGGGATGAGGCATGACTTGAAATGGGTGGAGGGATGAGATGAGAAAAACCTTGATGAGCTTATTAAAGGTCTCGTAGATGAAGATGAGAGAGATGAGGATGGAGAAGATTTCCTGAGTGAAGCGGGAGATGAATCGGACCAGGAAGCTGCCTTCCACGGCCACGATGATGATCACGATCACTATCAGCCACATCCCCACCCAGATACGACCCACAATGTATTCAATGCCATTGGACTTGCAGAACTAGTGTggaattaaaaaaggaaaatggattTGAATGAGGAAAACTTTGGTTTTCCAGAGATTGATCACAGGGATTTCCACATCTGACAACTTGTACATACAGCGTAAAAAGCTTCCTCAAACACCAGCAGCGGACCAGAGAAGCCGATGACGAGGACAGGCTGGGCGGCGATGAGACAGAAGATGACACCTTGGATGCTGGTGGAGATCATGAGCTCGGACACACCCATcatcttttcagttttgtcagCTATTATTAGATAACAGACAAGAGTTACTACAATATCAAGCTTCAGCTAGAGAAATCAGACACATCTCTATATTTTTAAAGACCCTTTTACCCAGAAGGCCTCCAAAAGTGATGGCCGGGGACAGGGCAGCGAAGTAGATGAAGATGACGGCTGCGAGAACCTGAGGGTTCAGAGCATCAGTGTAGTCGCTGAGGTAGTGACGGTAACGGCGCTTCATGTCCTTCACCATCCCACCGAAGGGGTATCCAGTACGGGCCAGAGGATCCTCCCTCGGCTCCTCTGGAGGTTTCACAACTGGAAAAtcacacaatttaaaaagacattaatattaattacaCTAAATCTGCTACATGTAAATTAAGCTAAATTAACCCCATTCTAATTTATATAGCACTGgctaaatatgtgtgtgttaattctgctttttattgttttctgtgcataaaataatttaaatttaaaagcaCTTCATAAGACTGTTAGCGTTGATCTTATAAAATTAGGACTTCATTTCCCAGCAGGCCTTGTTGATTCCTTTGAAAAGGTGGATGTTACTGCCTTTGCCTTTCCCAACCctgtttttcaataaaaaaaaattctctgtCATAtaatttaaaggtccagtgtgtaaaaTTAAGGTGAAAGGGAAAATTTTATAATCCTAGTTATTTCCActgttttcattagtgtttcatctaaattgtacaaattgttgttttatttaccatagaattggccctttatatttaaatactttatatgtacCTCATGagctggtcctctctacggaggttccatgttttttacaggagcccaaagtggacaaactaaaaaccttttgagtttttatgacaactgaaggctaccacaggttctacTTCATGTTTGGATGGGcagggtgaggtgagaggtgttcagctgcaacatgacacttttAGCAATTCAGGTGCGCGTCCTCTTTGTTTAAGGATCAGAGTTTACAGAATGCACGTTAACATTGAAAATAATCTCTAAACCATGGTGGATAAAGGACCTTTAAAGCCATTTGGAAATTTAAAGACAAATAGAGTACAAATATGAAAAGGAAGCCAAGATGATAAATAAAGTGAGGAGCTGAAAATGTGCACCACAGCTTCTAGAGATGTgtaaacaaatatacacatatattcaaatgtatttggaATTAGTGTAAATTAGTTTAGCAGTCAGATGTTACTGTTTGGTGTCAAATATGTTGTCTAGTGCAAAAAGAATAGTTTAAGGCTCCACTGTTTCAATCTACTCTTCTGATGTGTTGAGgctgatttgtttgttgttgttttttaattaatatacatataattgttttctctgttgctgtgtAATTCCATTCAGACTGTGATGAATCTCAGTGAACCACAGCAAATACAAAGTTCAGGACTACAAAGACACAGAAGCCTGCCGAATAGGGGATGAAATTAACATTCGTTTTGGATTTAAAATGGTGGCCTACACTGTCCAATGCTTGTAAGTACCGTACAGGATGCTGACCTTTAACCCTGTCGCCAAATGCGAGACGGGTGTCATTGGGGCGGAGTCTGTCACGCAGCATCTTCCTCTGGAACTCAATCACTGGATCCAGCATGGCCTTATCTTGGATCTCAGTGGGAGGAATCACGATGCTGCAGTCCATGAAGTCAGCGATGGCGTTGGTCAGATCTTTGCTGGTCTGGGCCAAGAAGGCTTCCAGACAGAACACCTGTCAGGGCAGTGAAACTTTTAATCCACCTGTATTACACAAAGTGGGGCTGTGTATCCTCACTGCTGATGCTACATATTGCTgaggtgttttctctctctctcacccagtCGGCCATCAGAGCACCCATGGCTCGGCCGGTCTCGGTGTAGTCCATCCCGTTCTGGCTGGGCCCCACCAGGACAAAGACGAAGCGGACCGGGACCGGAGACTCCAGAGCAGAGTCCATCACCACGGAGTCCTGCAGCCGAACAAAAGCCACCACTGGTTTCTGCAGGAAGTCCAGGACACCTGAGGGAAACACCGGCTCTCAACCACATCTGCTCCAGTaccacacacaaaaagacagacacacacgacTGCATCAGGATAACATGAACGTACCTGAGAGGACGACTGAGGCCTCCATGTTGTCAGAGCCCTCCCTCTGCAAAAATAAAGATCCAGCAGCACAGAAAGTGTCAAGTCTGATATGTTGATACATGATTTATGATATTGACGATCAGATGATCACATTGAATTAAACTGTAGAACTATACCTTCTTGGTTACAGAAAATGTCTGCATCTGAATGTCTCCGGAGGCTGTAACCACAGGCCCCGCCACCTGACTGAAAGGACAAATAAATTAAGCATTGTGCAACTTTTTAGACAACATTATCATGATCGTAATGACGGATCCCTGTGGGTTACCTGCGTTTCATGAGCAGCGCCCTCAGCAGGCCGTCCCGATCGCTGGCACGGATCTCATCCTTGTCCAGCAGCTCGTCAGCCACCTTCTCAGCCACAGCAGACAGACTGTTGGCGTTCAGGTCCAAAATGACCGAACCTAAGATCATGTGAGGTCACGTGTTACTGTGGTCATATCCATAGAATTACACCATAAAACCTTCACACTGATTTCAGTTTAATCTGACGCTCCACCTGTTTCAATGGTCTTGCGGAGCTGGATCAGACTATTAAAGGTGAGATAGGAAACGTGAGAAGAGCCCCAGTTTCCCGTGGCCGTGTTCAAGTTCTCCTCGTAGCCCATCCAGCGGCTGGTCTCCTGCCAGGTGTTGCCCTGGAGCTCATTCAGCTCCACATAGGCCTGTGGTTATTCACCAGAGTTAGTTATGGAAAGTAGATAATAGCGATTAATGACAAAGCacattttatgtcttttaaaaaTGAGGACTAACTTGAGCGTCCCCTCTTGTGGTGGCATTGGTGTTCATGTTCAGATGAGCTGAAATACAAAGATAAACCACAAGTCAGTGGACAGACTCGAAATGTCCAACAGGTGCATGGACTGTCAGGGGAGTTTACCATCTGAATCACTGGGGATGATGATGGCGACAACAGGCGGCTCATTCTCCTCTCCCACATTCCTCCTTGCCAGGTCAAAGATGCTGCTCTGGCCTGGTGGAGTTCTGATGGAGAAACAGGAACATGAATTGAAATAAGGATGAAGGATGAGCTCCCTCCAACTCCGCTccgtaaaaataataatatccGAGTTAAAACAATGCAGTTTGGTTTTGATGGGGAGAAAATATATAGGATCATTAGGAAAAACGCAttccaatatttttttatttaagtttgaaACTTCTATTTTACTGCAATTCTGTACTGGGCCACAAGAGAGCAGAGTTGCTCAACCTATTTCTTATAATTACTGTGGACTACTAGgtgtgttttccctcctcaTGTCTGGTGCTGGAGACTCTATCATGGCCCTATCACGTTGTGTGCCACACACCGATTATTACCAGTTTCTGACTCGTCAAATACATGGAGACATGTAAACATCCAGGTTATTATTTACAACTGGGTTTTTTTAAccacagaaaaactgaaattcaaTGTATGTCCATGATTCACAGTGGCTGTAGGGTGATTTGGTAAATGCTCAGTGTTTTAATGGTTGTGATGGTATGAATGTTCTTAAATGTAATCACATGGGGATTTTACAGCCCCTATATGACTTCAGTTCAGCACAACCCTAAACTTGACTGATTTATTTAcctacttatttatttatttatttacctattTATACGCAAAAAACGTGAATGCAAGGACGACCTGTCTAgctacagtgtaaacagaaagaCTTCACTGAGGAAAAGCACTTACAGTCTAACTGGAGAGGGGAGGACTGAGTCATTGTCTTCATATGACATGTCACTGCCCTGGACGAGAGGAAAAGAACACGGGTGGAAGTTGAATGAAAATGgaacaatgaaaagaaaggtTTTGCTGCAAG is a window from the Hippoglossus hippoglossus isolate fHipHip1 chromosome 8, fHipHip1.pri, whole genome shotgun sequence genome containing:
- the slc4a1a gene encoding solute carrier family 4 member 1a (Diego blood group); the protein is MENQFSMEEGSDMSYEDNDSVLPSPVRLTPPGQSSIFDLARRNVGEENEPPVVAIIIPSDSDAHLNMNTNATTRGDAQAYVELNELQGNTWQETSRWMGYEENLNTATGNWGSSHVSYLTFNSLIQLRKTIETGSVILDLNANSLSAVAEKVADELLDKDEIRASDRDGLLRALLMKRSQVAGPVVTASGDIQMQTFSVTKKREGSDNMEASVVLSGVLDFLQKPVVAFVRLQDSVVMDSALESPVPVRFVFVLVGPSQNGMDYTETGRAMGALMADWVFCLEAFLAQTSKDLTNAIADFMDCSIVIPPTEIQDKAMLDPVIEFQRKMLRDRLRPNDTRLAFGDRVKVVKPPEEPREDPLARTGYPFGGMVKDMKRRYRHYLSDYTDALNPQVLAAVIFIYFAALSPAITFGGLLADKTEKMMGVSELMISTSIQGVIFCLIAAQPVLVIGFSGPLLVFEEAFYAFCKSNGIEYIVGRIWVGMWLIVIVIIIVAVEGSFLVRFISRFTQEIFSILISLIFIYETFNKLIKIFKTHPLILNYEHLNTSVDNPFHPIFAPHVEEHIDGNYTIHELEIERPYPNTALLSMCLMFGCFFIAFFLRQFKNGHYFPGPIRRLIGDFGVPIAIFIMIALDICIEDAYTQKLVVPKGVEVTNPKARGWVINPMGEKKPFPIWMMGACCVPALLVFILIFLESQITTLIVSKPERKMVKGSGFHFDLLILVTMGGIGSIFGVPWLSAATVRSVTHANALTVMTKGPKPEIEKVVEQRISGILVAVMVGVSIYMEPILKMIPMTALFGIFLYMGITSLSGIQMWDRILLLITPKKYHPSEAYATRVKTLRMHLFTLIQLMCLALLWVVKISPFSLALPFVLILTIPLRMLMTGRLFSVKEMKCLDGDDAKVTFEEEPGVDVYNESPLP